The Achromobacter deleyi region GCCCCTCAACTCCAACTCGCGCCTCGAGGCGCCATCGCCCAGCCATGACCCGCATTGCCAGCGCATCCCTGCCAGCCCCTTCGGTTTCCCCACCGGCCGAGCCTCCCTGGGCGCTGCGCTCGCAGGGCCTGATCCTGGACCTGGACGGCACGCTGATCCGGGGGCACGAAGTGATACCCGGCGCCGGGGAACTGCTGGCGCGCTGGTCCGGCCGCTATGTCATCGTTTCCAACAACTCCACGGACACGGCCGCGGGCCTGGCGCCGCGGCTGCAGGCATTGGGCCTGCCGGTCCAGGCCGGCGCCCTGGTCCTGGCCGGAGAACAGGCCGTGCGTCATATCGCCCGCAGCCATCCGCGCTGCAAGCTGATGCTGTGCGGCTCCGAGAGCCTGCGGGCATGCGCCGCGGGCCTGGGCCTGGCGCTGGTGTCCCGGGATGCGGACATCGTGCTGCTGGCGCGCGACGTAGGCTTCAGCTACGCCACGCTGCAGGTCCTGCTCCGCGAGCTGGCGCGCGGCGCCACCCTGGTGGTCAGCAATGGCGACCTCACCCATCCGGGCCCCCAAGGGTCGGTGGTGCCGGAGACCGGAGCCTTGTTGCAGGCGCTACTGGCCTGCGCGCCGGACGTCCGCCCGCGCATACTCGGGAAGCCGGCAGCCATGCTGTTCCAGGAGGGATTGCGCCGGCTGGACCTGCCGGCGGAGGACGTCACGGTCGTCGGCGACAACGTGCGCACCGACGCGCTGGGCGCGGTGCGTCTGGGGATAGGCTATCTGCTGGTCGGCAATGCGCCCCATGCGGACGCGCCGGACGTGGCGCGGCTGCTCGATGTGCAGTGCCCGCGCCGGCATGCCGTGCCTGCAGGCGTCGCGGGCGGCGACGAGTATCAGTAGCGTTTGTTCGACAGCACGTCGAAGGTGCTGCGCAGGGTCGAAACGGCCTTGTCGTAGTCGGACAGGGCCAGGCAGGCGATCAGTGTGTCGATGATGGCCAGCTGCGCCAGGCGGCTGGTCATCGCCTCGGTGCGAAAGCGGGTTTCGCGCGACATGGTGTGCAGCACCACATCCGCATATTCCTGGATCGGCGATTTCCCGAAGTTGGTGATGCACACCGTG contains the following coding sequences:
- a CDS encoding HAD-IIA family hydrolase, whose product is MTRIASASLPAPSVSPPAEPPWALRSQGLILDLDGTLIRGHEVIPGAGELLARWSGRYVIVSNNSTDTAAGLAPRLQALGLPVQAGALVLAGEQAVRHIARSHPRCKLMLCGSESLRACAAGLGLALVSRDADIVLLARDVGFSYATLQVLLRELARGATLVVSNGDLTHPGPQGSVVPETGALLQALLACAPDVRPRILGKPAAMLFQEGLRRLDLPAEDVTVVGDNVRTDALGAVRLGIGYLLVGNAPHADAPDVARLLDVQCPRRHAVPAGVAGGDEYQ